In Anolis sagrei isolate rAnoSag1 chromosome 5, rAnoSag1.mat, whole genome shotgun sequence, the DNA window CTCAGTGGTATAGAGTTCACTAGTTACAACAATTCCTCCCTCTTTTAGGGAATCTAGACTTAGCTATAACATTTAAAAGTGCTATCATTACAATTTAAATAGCTTTTAATATTCTTGAAATATTCTCTGATCACTGACTGAAGAGAACAGCAAAAAAGAAGTTTACATGCTGTAACAGGAACTCCTTGTTCTTCAACATATGGCTTGGATTATTTGCATGAATCATTTGATGCTAATGCTCTGTAGAGCTTTTCAAGCACCCCTCTTTTCTGTTTCAGGAACATGGTGATCTGAATTGCAAGGTAGGGTGGATGGGAAACTGCCTGCACACTCTTTGTACAAATACTTGATTTCCACAATAGAAAAATATTAGGAtgcaaatataatattaaaaagtGCTCTGAAACATTATCTATAAATGGCAAAATCTCAGAAAATAACAGTTCATTATAAGTGCACATGGATgtctccatggcagttaaattcaATTGCACCCTCTTACCTGGCTGTAGGCCCCTGGAACTCAGTGGAACATATTTCCATTGGGGTACACATAGGGCtgttctcttagggcccttctacacatgcattaaaACCTGAGAAGAAGCAGGTTAAAAAGGGAAGGGGGTAAACGCCATTTAATGTAGGAGGAATCAGGAGGAACTGGGTTAAGGGttggaaaacacatgtttaaaatgTGCTCTTTAAACCTGATTCTTCCTGAGAAACTTGCATCTTTCCATGTTTGTGTATCCCAGTAGTCATGGAAAACacgtgctttccttccctccctccgtgtGGACTCCTCCAGAGGACGTGCATTTCTGAAAAgactgaaacagctgatcagctaaACAGCTGTCAAATGGAGACACAGGTGGCTCAGGAAACCATAAGTGGAAAGCAAATACAACTTTGTCAAAGTCTGTCTTTTACACTTTGTAATGTTAAACAGAGTTTGAACTAACAATTGGAGGAAGACAGAGATCCAAGGGaagtttgtttaatttttttgctCCATTACGCACTGGACCTTAAATGCACATATGTACATCTCTGGagtgaagtttttaaaaaacttccatCAGATGTTCCCCATCCACCCTCCATTTTCAtctgcttcaaaaaaaaaaaaaaaaaagctgtgagAACGGTAGGGAACTATGCAGccggactgacaggtctgtgtttggactCCCTTTGAGgtcccacattttaaaaacccacttctttgtcccATGCTTTGATGCTGTCTAGAAGTGCTCTGAATTATAGCAAATATGTTCTATCAAGTTCAGTCAGATCACAAAATGACTAATTTGCAGGGCATCCTTAGATGTCTACTCAAAATTATGTATCCTATAAATGAATAGGACTCACTTCCAGGTAGATGTCTACTCAAAGTAGAGAAAGGGAAGTAGAGATAGAATTATAGCTTTATGCCTAAATCTATTTaaagtagactcatagaataagtTGGTGAAGAATGAGTCACCTCTGTTGAAAGATCACTGATTCAGTGGATCTGTTTTGTTGGGACTGTCAATTAAATTTAATCTACATCCAAGAATGTGGCCTCGCAGCAGACAATTCTTCCTCCTGCCAAATATGGGGGGCAGCACACCGTGACCATGATCCCTGGAGATGGCATTGGGCCGGAACTTATGCTTCATGTCAAGGAAGTATTCAGGCATGCTTGCGTACCTGTGGACTTTGAAGAGGTTATTGTGAGCTCAGCGGCATCTGAAGAGGACATGAAGAATGCCTTGATTGCCATTCAGCAAAATCGTGTGGCCCTCAAAGGAAATATTGAGAAGAACCATAACCTCCCACCTTCCCACAAGTCTCGGAACAGCATCCTGCGTACCAACCTGGATCTCTTTGCTAATGTTATTCATTGCAAGAGCCTTCAGGGAGTGGCAACCAGGCACCACGATATTGACATCCTCATCATCCGAGAGTACACAGAGGGGGAGTATAGCAGCCTGGAGCATGAGAGTGTCTCTGGTGTCGTGGAGAGCCTGAAGATCATCACCAAGGTCAAGTCCCTGTGCATTGCtgaatatgccttcaagttggcaCATGAATTGGGGCGTAAGAAGGTGACAGCTGTCCACAAAGCCAATATCATGAAGCTGGACGATGGTCTCTTCCTGCAGTGTTGAAAGAGGTGGCAGCAGGGTACCCAAACATCACCTTTGAGAGCATGATTGTTGACAACACCACAATGCAGCTGGTGTCCCATCCACAGCAGTTTGATGTCATGGTTATGCCAAACCTCTATGGCAACATCGTCAACAATGTCTGTGCTGGATTGGTCAGGGGCCCAGGTCTGGTGCCAGGGGCCAATTATGGGCACAACTACGCAGTGTTTGAAATGGCCACACGCAATACTGGCAAGAGCAGTGCCAGCAAGAACATTTCCAACCCTACTGCTACATTGTTGGCTGGCTGCATGATGCTGGACCATCTCAAACTGCACAACTACGCATCTGTTATCTGCAAGGGAGTCCTAGCCTCTATGGATGATCCAGTTACCCATACCCCAGATATTGGTGGTCAAGGAACCACCACAGAAGCTGTTCAATCAATTCTGAAACAGATCAAGAAGACAGACCATAGCTTGGTGCAGTGACATGAAGAAGCTGAAGCAGTGTTCTCCCctactgctaaaaaaaaaaaaaatctgttgtctGTAAATGGAGCAGGTCCTTCCACTCCAAACTGTCCAAACCACTAAACATATTTTCATATGAAAACTGAATTTGTGACAATTATAACTCATAATCAGACATTCATGTGGTATGTTTAAAGTTGTCAGAAaggtaaaataaacaaaatattaatgTGTAAATATTTAGAAAAATACATATGAGATGCAAGGCCGATTTTAATAGAGTTCTCTTCATAGAGTCTACTGTGAAAGCTCTATTATATTTTGATGCAAACTGCCAAAAGAATGTGCCcagagggtgtttttttttccttccaagaaaagaaaatgcttttaaaatgatCCTAGATCTAAGGAGTTCCCAGAATGCAGTAAGAGtcaaacagaaagcaaagtttgtATTGCATTATGAAATTATGTGGAAGTTTCTGTAAAGTAGATTCAGTTATGTTGTATACTCCTTAGGGATCATAATAAACCCATAACATGAAAGCAGATCTGCAGACTAGTGGAATGGGTTCAAATACAGTGTGGAACATCTGATAGATTTGAAAACAAGTCAGACCATGATACAGTTCATGCCAAGTCAGAAAGATGGACAGGGATTCCACCAaagcattaggaaaaacttcctgaaaaTAAGAGAGGTTCATTAGTGGAATATGTTATGGGATGGGATTATGTCCACACACTAGATGTTGTCCATAAGAGAATGGTTTACTCTACACCCTGAAATCACTTATTACAGACCCAAATTACTTGCAAAGATGAAGTCTACTTATCTCATTTTGGCAATGAGCTGTTTCTTGTGTTTTGCAAAAGAAAATTAAAGCTATTTTGTTAAGTTTGGTGGGGGATAGGGGCTAAGTAGATGCTTGACCCCTATCTATGGCTGGTATAGGTGCAAAATATGAGTTAGTGAACATCTTCTGGTTCATTTTGGTGTTGGATGGGATTTGGGGTGTGTCCCTGGGTCTCATGTGATCTGGGGGTTGGAAAAACTGTCCGTCTCTTGGTCTTTGCCCTGACCAAGGCTTACACTTTCTTGCTAGCCTTCTAGTTTATGGCTTATGTGAGAGCAACCCTCAATTTCAGAGATTCCTCTCGGAGGGCATGGTGTTTCCATCCCAGGGAGACTATGGTTTGTGGTCTGGGTTAGACCTTTTGCTCCTGTCACTCCCACATAAGTTTTACTCCCTGCTTTAGCTTTTGCTCATCAATAAGAAACAatttgaaatagtaataataaaaattactCTTATTTCATTGAATATCCTGTGTCTTGTCTCTTTATTCCTGTGGTTGAGCAACAatgaataatacaataataccTTCCAGAATGTCTGGCTTGGTTTactccaaatttgaatatttacataagacATTAATATGAGATTTATATCTCATTTcctgttcttttatttttaatatcaaATTGTAGGGAGATCAACAACCTATGACCTTTCTGCAGTAGATGATAccacattttaaatataaaaatagttaAGTATTCTGAACTTTCCTTTCTCCCAATCTTTTTATTATTGAAACATATATATAATGTTACATCAAAGTACAAACCTAATATACTATATTACTTTTATATACTGTAACTTATTATATAAGTGTATTATATTGCTTTTATGTTACATATATAAATCCCCACTCTAAAATTAATTCAACCCTTTCCCActtataaaatattaaattttatttccTGCCTTCCAACCTAAAGACACTTCTTTGAATATGTAGCCATCTTCTCACTATAGTGTAATATATAGTCTTGATTTCTACCTTATAACTACAAAAATATTATGGAATGTAATCTTTAAATCACACAAACGTTTCcatgttttccttcttttttttacaaaggtTAAAAAGTGTTCTCAATCTTCTAAGAAGTTATTTAAGGCTGGCTTTTCAATCATACTAGataatttgtcaatttctgccATTTAAAATATCTTTTAAGATGCCATGTTCTTGTGTAGGTACATTTGTGTTCTTCCATTTTTGAAACAACAGTATTTTTACAGAATATagtgtaataatttaaaattcagGTGTTGAATTTGTTCATTTAGTAGTCCTAACAGAAATAAAGCTGACTCTAAATCCACTTGCATCCATCTTGCATCCATCTCCAATATTTCTTAGCTTGATGTGTCTCACGTTTCCAGCATACATTTTTTATCTCTTTATACATGTTAGATAGTTTTGTCAGGGGTCAAATGCCGCCTATATATCATCATGTAGAAATGTTCTTTATGATCAAAGCCTAGAATATCTTTAAATCCATTGATCATTCATCTCTGCTTTCTATATTCCAGGTTGCAACCCTTTGAACTCTCACCTGCTATATCATCAGAAAAAATGAAAGTCTTGTTTCCTAAACTATAAATATAACAGTATAAcatggtttattttttaaaaaaacacattgaaaAGAGATCAATTCtggaaagcaaacaagcaaaaggTCATCAATTTAACCTTTTCTCCAGTTATTTCCCCCATGATTTTTTATATGCATACTTGCTAAAAAGATCTATTTTGATATAGTCCAAAGAAAAGCAAAAATGGCTTGCATGTTTTCATTAGTGGAACAGCATTTGTGTTTTAATTCCATGAGCAAATATCAATTTCTGAGAAAGAAGCACTATCTTCTCTGTAATTTTTCTTCCTGAACTGAAAGCTCATTGCACTGCTGTTATGTGATAAGCAGACCACTCCACTTTGAAACATACAAGGCTTGGGGAAAAAGGTTAAATGCAAGCAGGAAAAAAAGAAGCAGCCTTAAACTAAGGTAAAAGGGAAAACCAAAGAATTTTATGGTGTCAGTCATATTTTCACTCCTGGCCAAATACCTGGAGGTGCACAGGGGTATGTTTTAATTAGAATATAGGTAATACACAGGGAAGAGGTTAATCCCTTTCTCTACTGCTGTTCCATGTTAAATTAATTGCTATCATAAATGTTAGTTCTACTAGATTAAAAAAATGTCTGTATTTTCCTTTGCATTGATGCTGTACTACattgtgttttatatttgtattagaCACACAAACATGgatgcacaaacacacatgatTTCTGTGAACAGCTCTGGGAATACTGAATTCCAAATCAACTAAAGCCGACAATGACAAAGCCTTGTCTTTCAGGACCCTGGACAGAGCTCTCAAGCCTTTTCCCAGTAATGGCTATCTAAACTGAGTAGGTTtattctttttccccctttccagcTTTTTACATTTTGTAGAAATTTGTTTTGCACCTTAAACAGGAAGCTCTTCCAATGAGGGTTCCTTGTAATAGGCCTCCTCTGTGGCACTACAGCAGCAAGCAGGTTTACTGGAGTGTGATGCCTTGGGGACAAGATTTCCAGGCTCTTGATAGGTTCTGCCTCACAGTCTCTGGGAGATAGGCTTTGGTGGGTTCATTGCTTTCAGGATCCTACAGTGTTGCTAGTTCATAATTCTTTATATCTGAATCCAAGTCAGTGTTGGATATTTGTACAACTCTGAATGAGGGAGAACTTTTAttgatgatgtacaatgttttaaaatgattttattgtaagttgtagtttttatggtatttatattgttagcatcctctgatgctcatgtgaggccatgctgagtcccccttgtggggagaaaggcgggatataaatatatgaaataaataaataataaagtgccTGGTGTGGTCAGAAAAGTGCCTGGTGTTAGGAATCAGAAAATCAATATTTACTGTACAAAAACATGACCCTGCTTGCCATAAATTCCTGATGTGTGAGAGGTGCCACCATGTATCTGGAAAGGCTTTTAATTCTACAAAGATCCAAATCGGTGAACACAAATTCAGCAATCTGCATTACCCTTCAGATACTAATGAACCCTAGGTTCAGAGCTTGAATAAGGAGTACAATATATAATGTCATAGGTTCAGTGTAATTGCCTAAATGGACTGGAAAATGGATGTAGACACCTACTTAACCAGGAAAAAAGTGCAGCTTTCCTGATCCCTTCTCAGAACTTATTCTGCAGCAATAACTATTATTGATGAATGAGTACTGAGAAGGCATCTGGAAAGTTGCATTCTTTTTCCAGTAGTGAAATTTTGTTTCAGGTAAGTTTGGGGAAGAGGAAAATGATATCTGTTTACCCTAACCAATCAAAAAGTCCCATGTGGTTCTGATGTGATTCCTGGCTCCACTATGCCACCATGTACTATGCGTGGTAGTATCATGAGGATGTTGCAATGTGTACCTTTACTATATTCTTCTGAACATGCATATTGTGGTGTCACCATTAGGATGCAGCACTGCAATTGCTGCTAACTAGTGATGATGTTGCCATGGATGCTATGATATTAACTGCTGGTGTTGCTCAGTTTATTCCTGTTTTTGCTCTATAAGGTCATAGGATTGCAACGGTATTATGCTAGTGCACTGCacatagaagaagcttgatggttccACAAAGTCAGAAAGACCTGCTAGAAAACTGCATCAAGCATTCTGATTATTGTTATAATATTACAGCCAAGGAGGATAGAAATACACTGGGAAATCTGCTTTCAAGTGTGAAAAAGCCCAAATCTATCTGACTTCATTATTTTCCAAAATAATGTGCATAAATACTTAATTTATATCATTTTTCATTTTGTGGCATTAGATTCTTTAATCTGTGGACTTGTGATTCATCCCCTTGCTGTGCTTGCTAGGCATGGTTCTTTATTGTATGTGAGAGTCATTAGTTACTATTGAATACTGCTACTGTTAATACAAACATTGCAGGTGATATTAGACATCAGTGGCACAACaggaaacacacacaaacacacacaccatggTAGTTGTGCTTCATATCAAAAGCAGTAACATCTGGCAAAACAATGATACTTGATTGAATCCTTTTTTTTGGATGCTGAAAGCCCAAAAGCCTAATGGTAGACATCTAATGGTAATTTAGCTTCATTTGTGCCTGAAATTTCATCCCACAAACTTTAAAATGTAGTCAATATAATgcagcataaatatacaataaccTTTAAGTCATCTCAAATAGAAAGAAGCTCTGGAATAATCTCTCTCCATCCCTACTGCACAGGGGAATAGTAATATTATCAAGACACGTCTTTTGTTGAATTCTTGGGTGAAAAAGTAGGGTGCAAACACAATAGATAAATGGTACTAAATCTTATTTATTATTGGTCAATAAATACTcaaccacagacatcagaagagctgcaagaccaagaacaagccatcaaAAACAAAGATCCccccaaaggaaaagtgttcttaccatacatcaagggaaccactgactgcatagggaagctgatgaagaaacacaacctaaaaactatctacagacccactaagaaaatccaacaaatactacgttcagcaaaggacaaaaaggatcctctcacctctgcaggagtctactgtataccatgcagctgtgaacaagtctacacagggaccactaaacgcagcgcccgaacatgaatcaaggaacatgaagggcactgcagactacttcaactagagaagtcagccttaGCAGAGCACTTTATGAACCAACTCGGacactgcatattatttgagaacacagaaatggaccactctaacagccaccatgtcagactatacagagaagccattgaaatccacaagcatgtgtataatttcaacagaaaggaagaaaccataaaaggAGCTTTCCATCCCTGTGCAGTAGGGTTAGAGAGAGATTTGCCTCCCACTCCAAAGGGAGAATGGTTGGTTCCATGAAACCATCCAGAATAGAGGATGGAGCTGGGCTAAGCCTGTGGCTCAGCCCCCTTGGCTCATTCTGAGCTCTTTTGGTGACCCACCACACCTGCCCATTTTGGAAGTATATGCATTGTTGCCAGCTGGGACCGAGTAGGAATTTTTACCTCTCCTATGTTCTAGGAACATAGGGGCTAGCTGGGGTGGTGTGGCATCTAAATAGGTTAGCATAAATAGAGAGGACAATCGGATATTCGGCGTatacccaaggcacccccttcaggggtgatgGCCTGTAGCTAAAACACTGACCTGTTGATCACTTGGATGGGGTGAGGTTAAATCAACTGGCCTTAAATTGGTGAGAATCTGGCCTCAATAACATTGGGGGAGGCTTCTCCAGGTTTCCTTAGAGGTTGCCCAGTTGTAAATTTgcaggggacccaggtgtttcgCCCAAGTCGCCGGGGAGTAGTCCAGGTATGgatgctacctcggctttgccctTCACCAAGTTCAAGACTCACCCCAGTTAgaacagaaaaagttaaataggtaatttTATTAACAATTGTCCAATTTGAACCCAAGTTATTGTTGTCAGTCTCCTTATTTCGTGGGGGTGGGCaggcaaatgaacaaaatctagctaccagtattttaaaaactctaaaatcaggacagtaaataatgaacaacactcaataaagaggggaattccagacaggaaactatcatggccagctaacacctctcagtgaaggattcccccaggcagcaagcagtcaggctttaaagCTTCatggccattcaatactaatcacggtggccaattgcaacatccacacctgcctcaaacagacaatagttctttctcccaccctggacattccagagatatataaactccacttgcctagtttccaacaaatctcacaacctctgaggatgcctgctatagctgtggggaaaatgtcaggagagaatgcttctggaacatggccatatagcctggaaaactcatagcaacctaaATCTTATTGTTAGTCCCTTTAAGAATAGATATGTGAAAT includes these proteins:
- the LOC132777165 gene encoding LOW QUALITY PROTEIN: isocitrate dehydrogenase [NAD] subunit gamma, mitochondrial-like (The sequence of the model RefSeq protein was modified relative to this genomic sequence to represent the inferred CDS: inserted 1 base in 1 codon) — protein: MIPGDGIGPELMLHVKEVFRHACVPVDFEEVIVSSAASEEDMKNALIAIQQNRVALKGNIEKNHNLPPSHKSRNSILRTNLDLFANVIHCKSLQGVATRHHDIDILIIREYTEGEYSSLEHESVSGVVESLKIITKVKSLCIAEYAFKLAHELGRKKVTAVHKANIMKLDDGLFLQCXKEVAAGYPNITFESMIVDNTTMQLVSHPQQFDVMVMPNLYGNIVNNVCAGLVRGPGLVPGANYGHNYAVFEMATRNTGKSSASKNISNPTATLLAGCMMLDHLKLHNYASVICKGVLASMDDPVTHTPDIGGQGTTTEAVQSILKQIKKTDHSLVQ